Proteins from one Mastacembelus armatus chromosome 16, fMasArm1.2, whole genome shotgun sequence genomic window:
- the zbtb7b gene encoding zinc finger and BTB domain-containing protein 7B isoform X1, with translation MTSVDLWAKNQRRGGRARDRKQASVFSWVYGLEVAMSPGEDGLIGIPFPEHSNELLSHLNNQRRTGLLCDLTLTSRGARYPTHRSVMAAVSLYFRRLFGTEEGGGEGGGGFSVCQLDCVAPDALDALLEFAYTATLTIPSSGMRDVLRGAQLLGIQCVADACRDILGETAEAEGETAEQQGAQYLATEKMVERESGVEKGSRRKTDKKKVKKIRLHHINSTLLNPPPPSPISHPSPASDSLRSLPSTQPPSPEQEELRLKLGQNGDPRAPGGGVTLNGGLHHWLHERPRIAHPPPVPPSNDKLSEDDEMESFGDDGMLIGSTSIPTSLAEQGAAASAVVGGRKRKSQTPQQCPVCQKIIHGAGKLPRHMRTHTGEKPFQCSTCGVRFTRNDKLKIHMRKHTGERPYPCPHCPARFLHSYDLKNHLSLHSGARPFECPLCHKAFVREDHLQRHRKGHSCLEQRTRRPRRGLELMEVEREDGSRREQSNPLEALSLQVHSSLLDGVSGSGAGPPLMYAGDVERERERERERSLQALQALAQFGPHRLAGYPELFLRGLEMRRGREAEGENPGGTHSPAAQRGQWVDDVEDEIEEDEAEEEE, from the exons GTGGCAATGTCTCCAGGAGAGGACGGTCTGATTGGGATCCCCTTCCCGGAGCACAGTAATGAGCTCTTGTCCCACCTCAATAACCAGAGGAGGACAGGGCTCCTGTGTGACCTCACCCTGACGTCCCGCGGGGCACGCTACCCAACTCATCGCTCCGTCATGGCTGCAGTCAGTCTCTACTTCCGCCGGTTGTTTGGAACAGAGGAGGGGGGTGGTGAGGGTGGCGGAGGTTTCAGTGTTTGCCAGCTGGACTGTGTGGCACCTGATGCTCTGGACGCCCTGCTGGAGTTTGCCTACACTgccacactgaccatccccAGCTCAGGGATGAGAGATGTGTTGCGAGGGGCTCAGCTTCTGGGCATCCAGTGTGTGGCTGATGCGTGCAGAGACATCCTGGGGGAGACGGCAGAGGCAGAGGGGgagacagcagagcagcaggggGCCCAATACCTGGCTACTGAGAAgatggtggagagagagagcggggtGGAGAAAGGGTCTcgaagaaaaacagacaaaaagaaggTGAAAAAAATTAGGTTACATCACATCAACTCCACGCTTCTGAACCCACCACCCCCTTCTCCCATTTCACACCCTTCACCTGCATCCGACAGCCTGCGCTCTCTGCCATCTACCCAGCCTCCCAGCCCCGAACAGGAGGAGCTTCGCCTCAAACTTGGGCAGAACGGCGATCCCAGGGCGCCAGGGGGAGGGGTCACACTAAATGGAGGGCTCCACCACTGGCTGCATGAGCGCCCCCGTATAGCCCACCCACCTCCTGTCCCACCCTCAAATGACAAGTTGTCAGAAGATGATGAGATGGAGAGTTTTGGCGATGATGGCATGCTGATAGGAAGCACCTCTATACCTACCTCTCTAGCTGAGCAAGGAGCAGCGGCATCAGCAGTGGTAGGGGGAAGGAAGAGGAAGTCTCAGACACCCCAGCAGTGTCCTGTCTGTCAGAAGATCATCCATGGAGCAGGAAAACTACCGCGACACATGAGGACACACACTGGAGAGAAACCCTTCCAGTGCTCTACCTGCGGTGTTCGCTTCACCCG gaATGACAAGTTGAAGATCCACATGAGGAAACACACAGGCGAGCGTCCTTACCCATGTCCTCACTGCCCTGCCCGGTTTCTCCATTCGTACGACCTCAAAAACCACCTGTCCCTCCACAGTGGGGCGCGACCCTTCGAGTGCCCGCTCTGCCACAAGGCCTTTGTTCGAGAGGACCACCTCCAGCGTCACCGAAAGGGACACAGCTGCCTGGAGCAGCGCACACGCCGGCCAAGGCGTGGGCTAGAGCTCATGGAGGTTGAGAGAGAGGATGGCAGCAGGAGGGAGCAGTCCAACCCTCTGGAGGCTTTGTCCTTACAGGTCCACTCCTCATTGCTGGATGGTGTGAGTGGGTCTGGCGCCGGGCCTCCATTGATGTACGCAGGTGACgtagagagggagagggagagggagagggagcggTCTCTTCAAGCCCTTCAAGCTCTGGCTCAGTTCGGGCCTCACAGGCTGGCTGGCTATCCTGAGCTATTCCTGAGAGGATTGGAGATGCGAAGGGGCAGGGAGGCAGAGGGTGAAAATCCAGGAGGAACCCACTCGCCTGCTGCGCAACGTGGCCAATGGGTGGATGACGTGGAAGATGAAATTGAAGAAGAtgaagcagaggaagaagaataa
- the zbtb7b gene encoding zinc finger and BTB domain-containing protein 7B isoform X2 produces the protein MDAMRHTLPRLQLTVPVPIKTGKVAMSPGEDGLIGIPFPEHSNELLSHLNNQRRTGLLCDLTLTSRGARYPTHRSVMAAVSLYFRRLFGTEEGGGEGGGGFSVCQLDCVAPDALDALLEFAYTATLTIPSSGMRDVLRGAQLLGIQCVADACRDILGETAEAEGETAEQQGAQYLATEKMVERESGVEKGSRRKTDKKKVKKIRLHHINSTLLNPPPPSPISHPSPASDSLRSLPSTQPPSPEQEELRLKLGQNGDPRAPGGGVTLNGGLHHWLHERPRIAHPPPVPPSNDKLSEDDEMESFGDDGMLIGSTSIPTSLAEQGAAASAVVGGRKRKSQTPQQCPVCQKIIHGAGKLPRHMRTHTGEKPFQCSTCGVRFTRNDKLKIHMRKHTGERPYPCPHCPARFLHSYDLKNHLSLHSGARPFECPLCHKAFVREDHLQRHRKGHSCLEQRTRRPRRGLELMEVEREDGSRREQSNPLEALSLQVHSSLLDGVSGSGAGPPLMYAGDVERERERERERSLQALQALAQFGPHRLAGYPELFLRGLEMRRGREAEGENPGGTHSPAAQRGQWVDDVEDEIEEDEAEEEE, from the exons ATGGATGCCATGAGACACACGCTGCCTCGTCTCCAGCTGACTGTGCCCGTACCCATAAAGACGGGCAAG GTGGCAATGTCTCCAGGAGAGGACGGTCTGATTGGGATCCCCTTCCCGGAGCACAGTAATGAGCTCTTGTCCCACCTCAATAACCAGAGGAGGACAGGGCTCCTGTGTGACCTCACCCTGACGTCCCGCGGGGCACGCTACCCAACTCATCGCTCCGTCATGGCTGCAGTCAGTCTCTACTTCCGCCGGTTGTTTGGAACAGAGGAGGGGGGTGGTGAGGGTGGCGGAGGTTTCAGTGTTTGCCAGCTGGACTGTGTGGCACCTGATGCTCTGGACGCCCTGCTGGAGTTTGCCTACACTgccacactgaccatccccAGCTCAGGGATGAGAGATGTGTTGCGAGGGGCTCAGCTTCTGGGCATCCAGTGTGTGGCTGATGCGTGCAGAGACATCCTGGGGGAGACGGCAGAGGCAGAGGGGgagacagcagagcagcaggggGCCCAATACCTGGCTACTGAGAAgatggtggagagagagagcggggtGGAGAAAGGGTCTcgaagaaaaacagacaaaaagaaggTGAAAAAAATTAGGTTACATCACATCAACTCCACGCTTCTGAACCCACCACCCCCTTCTCCCATTTCACACCCTTCACCTGCATCCGACAGCCTGCGCTCTCTGCCATCTACCCAGCCTCCCAGCCCCGAACAGGAGGAGCTTCGCCTCAAACTTGGGCAGAACGGCGATCCCAGGGCGCCAGGGGGAGGGGTCACACTAAATGGAGGGCTCCACCACTGGCTGCATGAGCGCCCCCGTATAGCCCACCCACCTCCTGTCCCACCCTCAAATGACAAGTTGTCAGAAGATGATGAGATGGAGAGTTTTGGCGATGATGGCATGCTGATAGGAAGCACCTCTATACCTACCTCTCTAGCTGAGCAAGGAGCAGCGGCATCAGCAGTGGTAGGGGGAAGGAAGAGGAAGTCTCAGACACCCCAGCAGTGTCCTGTCTGTCAGAAGATCATCCATGGAGCAGGAAAACTACCGCGACACATGAGGACACACACTGGAGAGAAACCCTTCCAGTGCTCTACCTGCGGTGTTCGCTTCACCCG gaATGACAAGTTGAAGATCCACATGAGGAAACACACAGGCGAGCGTCCTTACCCATGTCCTCACTGCCCTGCCCGGTTTCTCCATTCGTACGACCTCAAAAACCACCTGTCCCTCCACAGTGGGGCGCGACCCTTCGAGTGCCCGCTCTGCCACAAGGCCTTTGTTCGAGAGGACCACCTCCAGCGTCACCGAAAGGGACACAGCTGCCTGGAGCAGCGCACACGCCGGCCAAGGCGTGGGCTAGAGCTCATGGAGGTTGAGAGAGAGGATGGCAGCAGGAGGGAGCAGTCCAACCCTCTGGAGGCTTTGTCCTTACAGGTCCACTCCTCATTGCTGGATGGTGTGAGTGGGTCTGGCGCCGGGCCTCCATTGATGTACGCAGGTGACgtagagagggagagggagagggagagggagcggTCTCTTCAAGCCCTTCAAGCTCTGGCTCAGTTCGGGCCTCACAGGCTGGCTGGCTATCCTGAGCTATTCCTGAGAGGATTGGAGATGCGAAGGGGCAGGGAGGCAGAGGGTGAAAATCCAGGAGGAACCCACTCGCCTGCTGCGCAACGTGGCCAATGGGTGGATGACGTGGAAGATGAAATTGAAGAAGAtgaagcagaggaagaagaataa